Proteins from a single region of Acanthochromis polyacanthus isolate Apoly-LR-REF ecotype Palm Island chromosome 11, KAUST_Apoly_ChrSc, whole genome shotgun sequence:
- the LOC127536145 gene encoding C2 calcium-dependent domain-containing protein 4C-like, whose translation MSSVKPRSSLRSLVLTPDRIPSFFILSSLSPQPQRAEPERTRLLSDHDETPPKPASSHQYLLHPRHGPAESADTDLTTRAAMSLSHVPKVTTPYGFSAVLAASPCTNRRESLFHRNRPVTVTEPQEAADPSRFQPVKALGLQVMKELRRPAAALKALSPAARRSAHR comes from the coding sequence aTGTCATCCGTTAAACCCAGATCGTCATTGCGATCTTTGGTTCTGACACCGGACCGGATCCCGAGCTTCTTCATCCTGTCCAGCTTGTCTCCGCAGCCTCAGAGGGCTGAACCAGAGCGAACCAGGCTGCTATCTGACCATGATGAGACCCCACCCAAGCCCGCCTCCTCCCACCAGTACCTGCTCCATCCTCGCCACGGCCCTGCTGAGTCAGCAGACACGGACCTGACAACCCGGGCGGCCATGTCTCTGTCACATGTCCCGAAAGTGACGACTCCTTATGGCTTTAGCGCCGTGCTGGCTGCGAGCCCCTGCACGAACCGGAGGGAGTCCCTGTTTCACCGGAACAGACCGGTGACGGTGACCGAGCCACAGGAAGCAGCGGACCCGTCTCGCTTCCAGCCTGTTAAAGCTCTAGGTTTGCAGGTGATGAAGGAGCTGAGgagacctgctgctgctctgaaggCTCTGAGTCCTGCAGCCCGAAGGTCCGCCCACCGATGA